Proteins co-encoded in one Opitutus terrae PB90-1 genomic window:
- a CDS encoding BatD family protein: MSVILPQVRSHFVRSLRRRETASRAAGPRRWLACLLVAIACLTTARAQSVRWEAADSDDPSALQLIFENCAPEGDPQLPTIEGVTFSLLGRSEQTSIVNLSMTRTTVISYRARAQRSGPLRIPAFSVQTNKGTIRVPAFNSAAVAESNITSRIELSAPSVWAGEVFSLTYVLDVSRRAFNQLGSNIEWDAAPLVVEDWSKFEPSEAQVGGETRLRISSRTRGYAKAPGAVTLHAANQLVNLQSGSIGFGLFQTPRIEQLAVTSNQPPLLVRALPSPPPGFSGAVGQFKLSSKVIPTNATVGEPITWTIELTGTGNWPEIAGLPQRSVSKDFNVVQPQARRTPAEGKLFDSTLTEDVVLVPTRAGSYTLEPVSFVYFDPALGRYQTVSTPRQTVAIAAPPPPPAPTATPESAAPAKTEPAPKAEAATPRIPPPPTTPLGIPRDPLPGETTAMVPLSAPVLISLVILPFALLLFFWAWLAVRRAQMTDRERHRRAAKERLTATLGALRTARGPAGTAVRAQLLLQWQHDTAILWQIRHAAPSAAVFAGQSGSRTSGNDGVGATWCALWEAADRALYSPNAELPVEWVDRAEAALAEKRVPGFRVYTALLPRNLLPFVAVLALCCVLAPRVVAETATAPTMNAAEAAQAYRRGEFDAAAKAWAELLARNPTDAIARHNLSLALAQQDRWGEAAAHAAGAFVQRPRSEPVQWQLALTAGKAGYIPAPLAGFLPAGPVQALARLASPGAWQMILAAAAALFAAAIAVLLIGAYHRSSRRRIWASVMVMGLALVLALAALASLRAFGPTADRRAVIAWRTGTLRSIPTEADTTQKTTPLPAGSVGLAGQTFLGWVQLTFDNGQTGWVRQDDLIALWK, from the coding sequence ATGTCCGTCATCCTGCCGCAAGTTCGCTCGCACTTCGTCCGCTCGCTCCGTCGCCGGGAGACGGCATCGCGCGCTGCCGGCCCGCGACGCTGGCTCGCGTGTCTGCTCGTGGCCATCGCGTGCCTCACCACCGCCCGCGCCCAGTCGGTCCGCTGGGAAGCCGCCGATTCGGACGACCCCTCCGCGCTCCAGCTGATTTTTGAAAACTGCGCGCCCGAGGGCGATCCGCAGCTGCCCACGATCGAGGGTGTGACGTTCTCGCTCCTCGGCCGTTCGGAACAGACCAGCATCGTCAATCTTTCGATGACGCGCACCACGGTGATCTCTTATCGCGCGCGCGCGCAGCGCTCGGGCCCGTTGCGAATCCCCGCGTTTTCGGTGCAGACCAACAAGGGCACGATTCGCGTGCCGGCCTTCAACAGTGCGGCAGTGGCGGAATCGAACATCACCTCGCGGATCGAGCTCAGTGCGCCCAGCGTTTGGGCCGGCGAGGTGTTCTCGCTGACCTACGTCCTCGACGTGTCACGCCGCGCGTTCAACCAACTCGGGAGCAATATTGAATGGGACGCCGCGCCGCTCGTCGTGGAAGATTGGTCGAAGTTCGAGCCCAGCGAAGCCCAGGTCGGCGGCGAGACCCGGCTGCGCATCAGCAGCCGCACGCGCGGCTACGCCAAGGCCCCCGGTGCCGTCACGCTGCACGCCGCGAACCAACTGGTGAACCTCCAGAGCGGCAGCATCGGCTTCGGGCTGTTTCAAACGCCGCGCATCGAACAACTCGCCGTCACGTCCAACCAGCCGCCGTTGCTGGTGCGCGCCCTCCCCTCTCCGCCGCCGGGCTTCAGCGGCGCCGTCGGCCAGTTCAAGCTTTCCTCCAAGGTCATTCCGACCAACGCGACCGTCGGCGAACCGATTACGTGGACGATCGAGCTGACCGGCACCGGCAACTGGCCCGAGATTGCCGGGCTGCCGCAACGCAGCGTCTCGAAAGATTTCAATGTGGTCCAGCCGCAGGCGCGGCGCACGCCCGCCGAGGGCAAGCTATTCGACAGCACGCTCACCGAGGACGTCGTCCTCGTGCCCACCCGCGCCGGCTCCTACACGCTCGAGCCGGTGAGCTTCGTCTACTTCGACCCGGCGCTTGGCAGATATCAGACGGTGTCCACACCTCGGCAGACGGTCGCGATCGCGGCTCCGCCGCCACCGCCGGCGCCGACCGCGACTCCCGAGAGCGCCGCGCCGGCGAAAACCGAGCCCGCACCCAAGGCGGAAGCTGCGACGCCGCGGATTCCGCCGCCGCCGACCACGCCGCTGGGAATTCCTCGCGATCCGTTGCCCGGCGAGACGACCGCGATGGTGCCGCTGTCCGCGCCCGTGCTGATCAGTCTGGTGATTCTGCCGTTCGCGCTGCTGCTGTTCTTCTGGGCATGGCTGGCGGTGCGCCGGGCGCAGATGACCGATCGCGAACGCCATCGTCGCGCCGCCAAGGAGCGGCTGACGGCCACGCTCGGCGCGCTCCGCACCGCACGCGGGCCGGCCGGCACCGCGGTGCGTGCCCAACTCCTGCTGCAGTGGCAGCACGACACGGCGATCCTCTGGCAGATCCGCCACGCCGCGCCGAGCGCGGCGGTGTTTGCCGGCCAATCCGGTTCCCGCACATCCGGCAACGATGGCGTCGGCGCGACGTGGTGCGCCTTGTGGGAGGCCGCCGATCGCGCGCTTTACAGCCCGAACGCTGAGTTGCCCGTCGAGTGGGTCGACCGCGCCGAAGCCGCGCTCGCCGAAAAACGCGTACCCGGATTCCGCGTCTACACGGCGCTGCTCCCGCGCAACCTGCTGCCGTTCGTCGCCGTGCTGGCGTTGTGCTGCGTGCTCGCTCCTCGCGTCGTCGCCGAGACCGCCACAGCCCCGACGATGAATGCGGCTGAAGCGGCGCAGGCTTACCGGCGCGGTGAGTTCGACGCCGCCGCCAAAGCGTGGGCCGAACTGCTCGCGCGTAATCCCACCGACGCGATCGCGCGGCATAATCTTTCGCTCGCGCTGGCGCAGCAGGATCGCTGGGGCGAGGCCGCGGCGCACGCCGCGGGAGCATTCGTGCAGCGCCCGCGCAGCGAGCCCGTGCAGTGGCAGCTCGCGCTGACTGCGGGCAAGGCCGGCTACATTCCGGCACCGCTCGCCGGTTTTCTCCCGGCGGGCCCCGTGCAGGCGTTGGCACGGCTCGCCTCGCCCGGCGCCTGGCAGATGATCCTCGCCGCCGCCGCCGCGTTGTTCGCCGCCGCCATCGCCGTCCTGCTGATCGGGGCCTATCATCGCTCGTCGCGCCGGCGGATTTGGGCCAGCGTCATGGTAATGGGGCTCGCGCTGGTTCTCGCGCTCGCCGCGCTCGCCAGCCTGCGGGCGTTTGGCCCAACGGCCGATCGCCGCGCCGTGATCGCATGGCGCACCGGCACGCTCCGGTCGATTCCGACCGAGGCGGATACCACGCAGAAGACCACGCCGCTGCCCGCCGGCAGCGTCGGGCTCGCGGGACAAACCTTCCTCGGCTGGGTTCAGCTCACGTTCGACAACGGCCAAACCGGCTGGGTCCGGCAGGACGATTTGATCGCGTTGTGGAAGTGA
- a CDS encoding VWA domain-containing protein — MTFAWPQLLWLLLVPLALLVWGLVRRRAGDADAHDKILRAEAGPHSLRLATHRTSAPSRARPWLSLALAFGVIAVARPQWGRLEEPVFDQAREILIAIDLSRSMLAPDVKPSRLDRAKLLTQSLLEKLSGERVGLIVFSGTAFLQSPLSSDYEILREFLPALDPTFLPEGGTNYDALINTALTAFGATGAADRFLIILSDGEATEDDWRSHVAELKNRGIRVIALGVGTTAGAMIPDGAGGLVKDERGAVVLSKLESNTLRELASATSGVYEDASTWVDLAAVLAATVEAGQKGQFLEKNTIRLVERFQWPLALALWFLLVSLYYEFPVRPKSRAITLRADVPATPPRRSAEKIATLLVLLLAPFSLLSPDVRAAEPAAAPEPPLLSKIVTRLANSSQRTARDWAEFGRETVTWGKRLQSAQQPVPEGPVRDALAAVELGSALDAGTTDWPKLRAELEALLQKPEDQQQQQQQQQQNQDQQKQDEQNQDQQQQQQQQQKDGSSQPQEKPEQQDQQQSSPEQEKSPPKQPQDDQKQSAFGKMEEQQPPPEQTQKVGGVPERKPGEQKPPTDPALALPLQKLDQLRDKDSPAELFQLMEDQKQTTPRKKTKDW, encoded by the coding sequence GTGACTTTCGCCTGGCCACAACTTCTCTGGCTCCTGCTCGTGCCGCTCGCGCTCCTCGTGTGGGGACTCGTTCGCCGCCGGGCCGGCGACGCTGACGCGCACGACAAGATCCTGCGCGCTGAGGCGGGCCCGCATTCGTTGCGACTGGCGACGCATCGCACCTCCGCGCCGAGCCGGGCGCGGCCCTGGCTCTCCCTCGCGCTCGCGTTTGGCGTGATCGCGGTCGCGCGTCCGCAGTGGGGCCGGCTCGAAGAACCGGTGTTCGACCAGGCGCGAGAGATCCTGATCGCGATCGACCTTTCCCGCTCAATGCTCGCGCCTGACGTCAAGCCGTCCCGGCTCGATCGCGCCAAGCTGCTCACGCAATCGCTGCTGGAAAAACTCAGCGGCGAACGCGTCGGTCTGATCGTTTTCTCCGGCACGGCGTTTCTCCAGAGTCCGTTGAGTTCGGACTACGAGATCCTGCGCGAATTCCTGCCGGCGCTTGATCCGACGTTCCTGCCCGAAGGCGGCACTAACTACGACGCGTTGATCAACACCGCGCTCACCGCTTTCGGTGCGACCGGCGCAGCCGACCGGTTCCTGATCATCCTGAGCGACGGCGAGGCCACCGAGGATGACTGGCGCAGCCATGTGGCGGAGTTGAAGAATCGCGGCATTCGGGTGATCGCACTGGGCGTCGGCACGACCGCAGGCGCAATGATCCCTGATGGCGCCGGCGGGCTGGTGAAAGACGAACGCGGCGCCGTCGTGCTCTCCAAACTCGAGAGCAACACGCTGCGCGAACTCGCCTCCGCGACCAGCGGCGTGTATGAGGACGCCAGCACGTGGGTGGATCTCGCCGCGGTGCTCGCCGCCACCGTCGAAGCCGGGCAGAAGGGTCAGTTTTTGGAGAAGAACACGATCCGACTGGTGGAGCGGTTCCAGTGGCCGCTTGCGCTCGCACTCTGGTTTCTGCTCGTGAGCCTTTACTACGAATTTCCCGTCCGGCCGAAATCCCGCGCCATCACGCTGCGCGCCGACGTCCCTGCTACGCCGCCGCGTCGGTCCGCCGAAAAAATCGCCACGCTTCTAGTCCTGCTCTTGGCGCCGTTCTCGCTGCTCTCACCGGACGTCCGAGCCGCCGAGCCCGCCGCCGCGCCGGAACCGCCGTTGCTCTCCAAGATTGTCACCCGGCTGGCAAACTCGAGCCAGCGCACCGCACGCGACTGGGCCGAGTTCGGCCGCGAAACGGTCACCTGGGGCAAGCGCCTGCAGTCCGCACAGCAGCCCGTGCCAGAGGGACCGGTGCGCGATGCGCTCGCTGCCGTGGAGCTTGGCTCCGCTCTAGACGCCGGCACGACCGACTGGCCGAAGCTCCGCGCGGAGCTCGAGGCCTTGCTGCAGAAACCTGAGGACCAGCAGCAGCAACAACAGCAGCAGCAGCAAAATCAGGATCAACAGAAGCAGGACGAGCAGAACCAGGATCAACAGCAACAGCAGCAACAGCAGCAGAAGGACGGATCGTCGCAGCCGCAGGAGAAACCGGAGCAGCAGGACCAGCAGCAATCTTCGCCGGAGCAGGAAAAGTCACCGCCCAAGCAGCCGCAGGATGACCAAAAGCAATCGGCGTTCGGCAAAATGGAGGAGCAGCAGCCTCCGCCCGAACAAACCCAGAAGGTCGGCGGCGTCCCGGAGCGCAAGCCCGGCGAGCAGAAGCCGCCGACGGATCCCGCGCTCGCCTTGCCGCTGCAAAAGCTCGACCAACTCCGCGACAAGGATTCACCGGCTGAGCTTTTCCAATTGATGGAAGACCAGAAGCAGACCACGCCCCGCAAGAAAACGAAGGATTGGTAA
- a CDS encoding VWA domain-containing protein: MSALFPDFISASFANAAPALAVLELPGGDLRLANPEWLLALTILPLLLWLRGRRRVPVLLVPFAAAWHRPSRASVSRWPIGLAVLGVILIIAALARPQKVEDKRDVHSQGYDLMLCIDLSGSMLSEDYERGGDRINRLQAIKPVIQAFIERRPSDRIGIVLFSGRAYTMAPLTFDHRWLGSQLERIKVGLIEDGTAIGDGLGVGLTRLEQAQRESGGKRQGAFVVLLTDGANNRGSLTPQQAAELAKARGIPVYTIGAGQDGIVPFPVFDDKGRKLGYRRIMSDLDEGALRDIAEMTGGHFFRAADVGTVESAFRAIDRAQKIEFQAKSYLLTTELFHWLAAPGLAALLLAALLVRARGNGATPTTRSKLTAAPATR; the protein is encoded by the coding sequence ATGTCCGCACTCTTTCCGGATTTCATCTCTGCGTCATTCGCGAACGCCGCTCCGGCGCTCGCGGTGCTGGAGTTGCCCGGCGGTGATCTGCGGCTGGCCAATCCTGAATGGCTCCTGGCGCTAACGATCCTCCCCCTTCTGCTCTGGTTGCGCGGTCGGCGCCGCGTGCCGGTCCTGCTCGTACCTTTCGCCGCCGCGTGGCACCGGCCGTCGCGCGCGTCGGTGTCGCGTTGGCCGATCGGCCTGGCTGTGCTCGGGGTCATCCTGATCATCGCCGCACTCGCGCGTCCGCAGAAGGTCGAGGACAAGCGCGACGTCCATTCGCAGGGCTACGATCTCATGCTCTGCATCGATCTTTCCGGTTCGATGCTCTCCGAGGATTACGAACGCGGCGGCGATCGCATCAACCGGCTGCAGGCGATCAAGCCGGTCATCCAGGCGTTCATTGAGCGCCGTCCGTCCGACCGGATCGGAATCGTGCTGTTCTCCGGCCGCGCCTATACGATGGCGCCGCTGACGTTCGACCACCGCTGGCTCGGCAGCCAGCTCGAGCGCATCAAGGTGGGGCTGATCGAAGACGGCACCGCCATCGGCGACGGACTCGGCGTCGGGCTGACGCGGCTCGAGCAGGCCCAGCGTGAAAGCGGCGGCAAGCGCCAGGGCGCCTTCGTCGTCCTGCTCACCGACGGCGCCAACAATCGCGGCTCGCTCACGCCGCAGCAGGCGGCCGAGCTCGCGAAGGCCCGCGGCATCCCCGTCTATACGATCGGCGCCGGACAGGACGGCATCGTGCCATTCCCCGTCTTCGACGACAAGGGCCGCAAGCTCGGCTATCGCCGGATCATGTCCGACCTCGACGAAGGCGCGCTGCGCGACATCGCCGAAATGACCGGCGGCCATTTCTTCCGCGCTGCCGACGTCGGCACGGTCGAGTCCGCCTTCCGCGCCATCGATCGCGCGCAAAAAATCGAGTTCCAGGCGAAGAGCTACCTGCTCACCACCGAACTTTTCCACTGGCTCGCCGCACCCGGGCTCGCCGCGCTGCTGCTCGCCGCGCTCCTGGTGCGCGCCCGTGGTAACGGCGCCACGCCGACCACGCGTTCGAAATTGACCGCCGCACCCGCCACCCGATGA
- a CDS encoding DUF58 domain-containing protein: MPSPLPTPSTTQNPLALLRQLEWRVRHAVENMLSGEYRSTFRGRGMEFDQVVRYEFGDDIRDIDWNVTARLGEPYRKKFVEEREVTLLVVFEDSPSLLFGSGAQSKREALMELAGLVMLLGAVNRDRVGFVHASPTGNVFREPVRGRGAILHAAASLLSQPPPPLGKLQTPDVKRQTENSDLQSPRSDSQPSTLASQLSASSIPWRFLSRAAPKHSVLLWLGDFPPRPQPEGWVVLQRRYQTMGFRVEDPWERNLPAQDTFAAYDPTSGRLVTLEGNSGERAAHAAWRAERETAWRALFPAPLSRLVVGTDENRLDALVRFFHARMNAR, encoded by the coding sequence ATGCCTTCGCCGCTACCGACACCCTCCACCACCCAGAACCCCCTCGCGCTGCTGCGTCAGCTCGAGTGGCGGGTTCGGCACGCGGTCGAGAACATGCTCAGCGGCGAGTATCGCTCCACGTTTCGCGGCCGGGGCATGGAGTTCGATCAGGTCGTGCGCTACGAATTCGGCGACGATATCCGCGATATCGACTGGAACGTCACCGCGCGGCTTGGCGAACCTTACCGCAAAAAATTCGTCGAGGAACGCGAGGTCACGCTGCTCGTCGTTTTCGAGGACTCCCCGTCGCTGCTCTTCGGCTCCGGCGCGCAGTCCAAGCGCGAGGCGCTGATGGAACTGGCCGGACTGGTCATGCTGCTTGGCGCGGTCAATCGCGACCGCGTCGGGTTCGTCCACGCCTCGCCGACCGGCAATGTCTTTCGCGAACCGGTCCGCGGTCGCGGCGCGATTCTGCACGCCGCCGCCTCGCTCCTGTCTCAGCCGCCCCCGCCGCTCGGAAAACTCCAAACTCCAGACGTCAAACGCCAAACGGAAAACTCCGATCTCCAATCGCCGCGCTCCGACTCTCAACCCTCAACTCTCGCCTCTCAACTTTCCGCCTCCTCCATCCCGTGGCGGTTTCTCTCGCGCGCCGCCCCCAAGCACAGCGTGCTGCTCTGGCTCGGCGATTTTCCGCCGCGTCCGCAACCCGAGGGTTGGGTCGTGCTGCAGCGGCGTTATCAGACGATGGGCTTTCGCGTCGAGGATCCATGGGAACGTAATCTGCCGGCCCAGGACACGTTCGCCGCTTACGATCCGACCTCCGGCCGACTCGTCACGCTCGAAGGCAACTCCGGCGAACGTGCGGCGCACGCCGCCTGGCGCGCGGAACGTGAGACCGCCTGGCGCGCGCTCTTCCCCGCGCCGCTGAGCCGGCTCGTCGTCGGCACCGACGAAAACCGCCTCGACGCGCTCGTCCGCTTCTTCCACGCGCGGATGAACGCACGCTGA
- a CDS encoding AAA family ATPase, whose translation MITGPVWSEKLRAEIGKAVIGQDAVIERLLVALLANGHVLLEGMPGLAKTLLVKSLGIALGVQFERIQFTPDLLPSDVVGTMIFQPKTGEFTAHRGPIFANLLLADEINRAPAKVQSALLEAMQERQVTIGGQTHPLPTPFFVMATQNPIEQEGTYPLPEAQTDRFLFKLLVEYPSAEEESAMMQRWGQVTKQPALAATSSGDELLELRTEVDRIHMSPAVQGYVLAIVRATRNLADANAALPAGGKRWLTFGASPRASLALYQSGRALAWLRGQDYVSPALIQELAPDVMRHRVGLTYEAEAEEVTSDKIIAQVLEQTPVPTV comes from the coding sequence ATGATTACCGGTCCTGTTTGGTCTGAGAAACTTCGCGCAGAAATCGGCAAGGCGGTCATCGGCCAGGACGCTGTCATCGAGCGGCTGCTCGTCGCGCTGCTCGCCAACGGTCACGTCCTCCTCGAAGGCATGCCCGGACTCGCCAAGACGCTGCTCGTCAAATCGCTCGGCATCGCGCTGGGCGTGCAGTTCGAGCGGATCCAATTCACGCCCGACCTGCTGCCGAGCGATGTCGTCGGCACAATGATTTTCCAGCCGAAGACCGGGGAATTTACCGCCCATCGCGGGCCGATCTTCGCCAATCTGCTGCTCGCCGATGAAATCAACCGCGCGCCGGCCAAGGTGCAAAGCGCGCTGCTCGAGGCCATGCAGGAACGCCAGGTCACCATCGGCGGACAAACCCACCCGTTGCCGACGCCCTTCTTCGTCATGGCGACGCAGAACCCGATCGAGCAGGAAGGCACCTATCCGTTGCCGGAAGCGCAGACGGACCGGTTCCTGTTCAAACTGTTGGTCGAATATCCCAGCGCCGAGGAGGAATCCGCCATGATGCAGCGCTGGGGCCAGGTGACGAAACAGCCTGCGCTCGCCGCCACCTCGAGCGGTGACGAGTTGCTCGAGCTGCGCACCGAGGTCGATCGGATCCACATGTCGCCCGCCGTTCAGGGCTACGTGCTTGCGATCGTTCGCGCCACACGCAACCTCGCCGACGCCAACGCCGCGCTACCCGCCGGCGGCAAGCGCTGGCTCACCTTCGGCGCCTCGCCGCGCGCGTCGCTCGCCCTCTACCAATCCGGTCGCGCGCTCGCCTGGCTGCGCGGCCAGGACTACGTTTCGCCGGCACTGATTCAGGAACTCGCCCCCGACGTGATGCGTCACCGCGTGGGACTCACCTACGAAGCGGAAGCCGAGGAGGTCACCTCCGACAAGATCATCGCGCAGGTCCTCGAGCAAACGCCGGTGCCGACCGTTTAA
- a CDS encoding peptide chain release factor family protein, translating to MALPIQIVERLNRLGVRVEEVDERFVRGSGPGGQKINKTSSTVWLRHGPTGVEVRCQAERSQAANREVAWWELCEKLEARVRREREASLQAREAERRRTRQKSRRQKARMVQAKRHRAQHKSARGRVRGEE from the coding sequence ATGGCTTTACCAATCCAAATTGTCGAAAGGCTAAACCGGCTGGGGGTGAGGGTCGAGGAGGTGGACGAGCGGTTTGTGCGCGGCAGCGGCCCCGGCGGCCAGAAGATCAACAAGACCTCCTCGACGGTGTGGCTGCGGCACGGGCCGACGGGCGTGGAGGTGCGCTGCCAAGCCGAGCGGTCGCAGGCGGCGAATCGCGAGGTGGCGTGGTGGGAGTTGTGCGAAAAACTGGAGGCTCGGGTCCGCCGCGAACGGGAGGCGTCGCTGCAGGCGCGGGAGGCGGAACGGCGCCGGACGCGGCAAAAGAGCCGGCGGCAAAAGGCGCGGATGGTGCAGGCCAAACGCCATCGCGCGCAGCACAAGTCCGCGCGCGGACGCGTGCGCGGAGAGGAGTAG
- a CDS encoding MOSC domain-containing protein, which translates to MHVSALFLYPVKSLRGFAVSAARVDALGMVGDRRFLVIDGEGTMLTQRVAPQMARITTELTATDLLLRAQAGAPLAVPLAATDAPLRTVAVWRSHGLLAEDCGPEASDWLSSQLGLKAHLVRIGSAFRRPVLDRPAFAPGGASGSLIEGRLASASDVFHFADGFPFMATTQSSLALLNDRLAESGAAPVPMDRFRPSFVISGSAPFAEDGWSRLRVGELSFRNGGPSARCIVTTTDQLSGERMGAEPLRTLATFRRDPDDSTRINFGQNLVHETKSGTLRVGDPVEVLS; encoded by the coding sequence ATGCACGTCTCCGCGCTGTTTCTTTATCCGGTGAAATCGCTTCGCGGTTTTGCGGTGAGCGCCGCGCGCGTCGACGCGCTCGGGATGGTCGGCGATCGACGGTTTCTGGTGATCGACGGCGAGGGAACCATGCTGACCCAGCGCGTGGCTCCGCAGATGGCGCGAATCACGACCGAGCTCACCGCGACCGATCTACTGCTCCGCGCGCAAGCCGGTGCGCCCCTCGCCGTGCCGCTCGCCGCCACGGACGCGCCGCTCCGCACCGTTGCTGTCTGGCGCAGCCACGGACTGCTCGCCGAGGACTGCGGGCCTGAAGCTTCCGACTGGCTTTCCAGCCAACTCGGTTTGAAGGCTCATCTCGTCCGAATCGGCAGCGCGTTTCGACGACCGGTGCTCGATCGTCCGGCGTTCGCGCCGGGCGGCGCGAGCGGTTCGCTCATCGAGGGACGGCTCGCGTCCGCCTCCGACGTGTTTCATTTCGCCGACGGATTTCCGTTCATGGCGACGACCCAGTCGTCGCTCGCTCTGCTCAACGACCGCTTGGCCGAAAGCGGCGCCGCGCCCGTGCCGATGGATCGGTTTCGTCCCAGTTTCGTGATCTCCGGCAGTGCGCCCTTCGCCGAGGACGGCTGGAGTCGACTGCGCGTCGGCGAGCTTTCGTTCCGCAACGGCGGACCGTCGGCGCGGTGCATCGTGACGACCACCGATCAGCTCAGCGGCGAGCGGATGGGGGCGGAACCGCTCCGCACGCTCGCGACGTTCCGCCGCGATCCCGACGACAGCACGCGAATCAACTTCGGCCAGAACCTCGTGCACGAAACCAAATCCGGCACCCTGCGCGTCGGGGATCCCGTCGAAGTGCTTTCGTAG
- a CDS encoding TIGR03067 domain-containing protein yields the protein MSAPSTLPGRWQMIRAEFAGAAAPELVVACTVLHFTADRYSMVFNGVEADAGSYVAEGDAATRMLTLQADKGPHTGRVVCCIYQLVGDRLRICYGLDGRTPTQFTTQADEPHYLATYRRCTEERDTVDSSV from the coding sequence ATGTCCGCTCCCTCCACTCTTCCCGGTCGTTGGCAGATGATCCGCGCCGAATTCGCGGGTGCGGCGGCGCCGGAGTTGGTCGTCGCGTGCACCGTGCTGCATTTCACGGCGGATCGCTACAGCATGGTCTTCAACGGCGTCGAAGCGGATGCCGGCAGCTATGTTGCCGAGGGCGATGCCGCGACTCGCATGCTGACACTGCAGGCGGACAAGGGTCCGCACACCGGCCGCGTGGTTTGCTGCATTTATCAGCTCGTCGGCGACCGCCTGCGGATCTGCTACGGGCTCGACGGCCGGACGCCAACGCAGTTCACGACCCAAGCAGACGAGCCGCACTATCTCGCCACCTATCGCCGCTGCACGGAGGAGCGTGACACAGTCGACTCTTCCGTCTGA
- the rmuC gene encoding DNA recombination protein RmuC — MIALVALAAATVSGLLVWLLLVARHAPVRERLRAASEENQRLATELAAVRAELAQLSSLNTQLSTQLAAERASATEKLATLIDAHTRLTNEFKALSADALSRNNTSFLELARETFAKLQQQSVGELAQRQQAITALVQPLKESLQQVDAKIGAIENARKEAYGSLTEQLRSLNTAQLQLQSEASRLSTALRSTTYAGSWGELQLRRVVEMADMLGYCDFCEQETSGSLRADLVVRLPGGQRIVVDAKTPLESFRAASEATDENVRAARLAEHAQKVRNHIDALGAKNYWEQFQPAPEFVVLFLPGDQFLGAALHADSSLMDRAIAKRVLLATPSTLIALLKAAAYGWRQESISQNAEEISLLGRQLYDRMVTFAEHLDKIGRGLDNALKGYNSAVGSFESSVMPGARRFAELGARGAKELSTPAVVEANAREIVKRG; from the coding sequence GTGATCGCCCTCGTCGCCCTCGCCGCCGCCACCGTGAGCGGCCTGCTGGTCTGGTTGCTTCTCGTTGCGCGGCACGCGCCTGTGCGCGAGCGGCTACGCGCCGCCAGCGAGGAAAACCAACGACTCGCCACCGAACTCGCCGCCGTCCGCGCCGAGCTCGCCCAACTGTCATCGCTCAACACTCAACTCTCAACTCAGCTGGCGGCCGAACGCGCCTCCGCCACGGAAAAACTCGCCACGCTCATCGACGCCCACACGCGGCTCACCAACGAGTTCAAGGCGCTCTCCGCCGACGCGCTCAGCCGCAACAACACCTCGTTCCTCGAACTCGCCCGTGAGACGTTTGCCAAGCTGCAGCAGCAATCGGTCGGTGAACTCGCGCAGCGTCAGCAGGCGATCACCGCGCTCGTGCAGCCGTTGAAGGAATCGCTGCAGCAGGTGGATGCGAAGATCGGTGCGATTGAGAACGCCCGCAAGGAGGCCTACGGCTCGCTCACCGAACAGCTGCGCTCGCTCAACACCGCGCAACTCCAGCTCCAGTCCGAAGCGTCGCGGCTGTCCACCGCGCTCCGCTCCACCACCTACGCCGGCAGCTGGGGCGAGTTGCAGCTGCGCCGCGTGGTCGAGATGGCGGACATGCTCGGCTACTGCGATTTCTGCGAACAGGAGACCTCCGGCAGCTTGCGCGCCGACCTGGTCGTACGGCTGCCCGGCGGCCAGCGGATCGTCGTCGACGCGAAGACGCCGCTGGAGTCGTTTCGGGCGGCGAGCGAGGCCACCGACGAGAACGTCCGCGCCGCGCGTCTCGCCGAGCACGCGCAGAAGGTGCGCAACCACATCGATGCGCTCGGCGCGAAAAACTACTGGGAGCAGTTTCAACCTGCGCCCGAATTCGTGGTGCTCTTCCTGCCCGGCGACCAGTTCCTTGGCGCAGCGCTTCACGCCGACAGTTCGCTGATGGATCGCGCGATCGCCAAGCGCGTGTTGCTCGCCACCCCGTCGACGCTCATCGCGCTGCTCAAGGCCGCCGCTTACGGCTGGCGGCAGGAATCGATTTCCCAAAACGCCGAGGAGATCAGCCTGCTCGGCCGGCAGCTCTACGATCGGATGGTCACGTTCGCCGAGCATTTGGACAAGATCGGCCGCGGACTCGACAACGCGCTCAAGGGCTACAACTCCGCGGTGGGCTCTTTCGAGTCGTCGGTGATGCCCGGTGCGCGCCGGTTCGCGGAACTCGGTGCCCGCGGGGCGAAAGAACTCTCCACGCCGGCGGTGGTCGAAGCCAACGCCCGCGAAATCGTGAAGCGCGGTTGA